From a single Nicotiana tabacum cultivar K326 chromosome 8, ASM71507v2, whole genome shotgun sequence genomic region:
- the LOC142163557 gene encoding bifunctional pinoresinol-lariciresinol reductase 2-like: MKKSKVLIVGGTGYLGKRLVKASLANGNETYILHRPEIGVDIEKVELLISFKMQGAHLVSASFNDHRSLVDAVKLVDVVICAISGVHIRSHHILLQLKLVDAIKEAGNIKRFLPSEFGTDPARMENGMEPGRVTFDDKMVVRKAIEEAPIPYTYVSANCFAGYFLGGLYQIGHILPSTDSVVFLGDGNQKAICVDEDDIATYTIKSIDDSRTLNKTVYLRPPKNILSQREVVHIWEKLIGKELKKSTLTKEEFLAPMKELEYAEQVGMCHYYHVCYEGCLVNFEIGEGGVEASKLYPEVNYTTAQDYLKRYAQVYKHHVL, from the exons ATGAAAAAAAGCAAAGTGTTGATTGTAGGAGGAACAGGGTACCTTGGGAAGAGATTAGTGAAAGCTAGTTTAGCAAATGGTAATGAAACCTACATTTTGCATCGTCCAGAAATTGGAGTTGATATTGAGAAAGTTGAATTGCTTATTTCTTTTAAGATGCAAGGAGCTCATCTTGTTTCTGCTTCTTTTAACGATCATCGGAGCCTCGTCGACGCCGTTAAACTCGTCGATGTTGTCATCTGTGCAATCTCCGGCGTCCACATTCGTAGCCATCATATCTTACTTCAGCTCAAGCTTGTGGATGCCATCAAAGAAGCTGGAAATATCaag AGATTTTTGCCATCTGAGTTTGGAACGGATCCAGCAAGAATGGAAAATGGAATGGAGCCAGGTAGAGTGACATTTGATGATAAAATGGTGGTGAGAAAAGCCATAGAAGAAGCTCCCATTCCTTACACTTACGTCTCTGCTAACTGCTTTGCTGGTTACTTCCTCGGCGGTCTTTATCAAATTGGCCACATTCTTCCTTCTACTGATTCTGTTGTTTTTCTCGGAGATGGCAACCAGAAAG CAATTTGTGTGGACGAAGATGATATAGCAACATATACAATAAAGAGCATAGATGATTCAAGAACACTCAATAAGACAGTTTACCTTAGGCCTCCTAAAAACATACTTTCCCAAAGAGAGGTTGTTCATATTTGGGAAAAGCTCATTGGTAAGGAGCTTAAAAAATCAACTCTTACCAAAGAAGAATTTTTGGCTCCTATGAAGG AGCTTGAATATGCAGAACAAGTAGGAATGTGTCACTATTATCACGTTTGCTATGAAGGATGCCTTGTTAATTTTGAAATAGGAGAAGGAGGAGTAGAGGCATCCAAACTCTATCCAGAGGTTAACTACACTACAGCCCAAGACTACTTGAAGCGTTACGCCCAAGTCTATAAGCATCATGTGTTGTAA
- the LOC142163066 gene encoding endoglucanase 16-like: protein MDDILGKNPRGKSYMVSFGNKPPTQAHYRGACVPKMSPDKLVDRSMSFIYWYNAENSNPNELTGAIVGGPDRYDNFEDRCSTSSAMTEPTTYTNSLAIGVLAKLAKHHAQS, encoded by the coding sequence ATGGACGATATACTAGGCAAAAACCCAAGAGGAAAATCATACATGGTTAGTTTTGGGAACAAACCTCCAACTCAAGCTCATTACAGAGGTGCCTGTGTCCCGAAAATGTCTCCAGACAAACTGGTGGACCGCTCCATGAGTTTCATATACTGGTACAATGCAGAAAACTCCAATCCTAATGAGCTAACAGGTGCCATTGTTGGTGGTCCTGATCGATACGATAACTTTGAAGATCGTTGTTCAACTTCTTCAGCCATGACTGAGCCGACAACATATACAAATTCTTTGGCCATTGGTGTCCTTGCAAAGCTCGCGAAGCACCATGCCCAGTCTTGA
- the LOC107825618 gene encoding mitogen-activated protein kinase kinase kinase 20-like — MIAHYRAIQFFGEEMAEALWKRVRTLGRGGFGVVSLASTSSIQPAALERLPPLIAVKSCVLDRSGSLQEERAFLRMFEYSPYVIHCFRVNITQEDGVTLYNLLLEYASGGSLADRLHNYNSGKGLSEFEVTKHTRNIVLGLVHIHSRGVIHCDIKPDNILLAGSDETAKIADFGLSMTLEQGRAENQGLKGTERYMAPESVADEKYGTEVDIWALGCTVYELMTGTPLWESDEDSQDSGVLYRIEFEEPMFQNAKLSNEAQDFLKRCLVKNPTSRWTAEMLLNHPFLNSSKVADNIQPATKTTKKLGGYKIILRRPQQKIAFKTQPHNRDLIVEH; from the coding sequence AAATGGCTGAAGCCTTGTGGAAGAGAGTGAGGACGCTGGGTAGAGGTGGGTTTGGGGTTGTTTCTTTAGCTTCCACGTCCAGTATTCAACCTGCCGCGTTAGAGCGTCTTCCACCTCTCATTGCAGTTAAATCTTGCGTACTCGATCGTTCTGGATCCTTGCAAGAAGAAAGGGCATTCCTCCGCATGTTTGAATACTCGCCTTACGTAATTCACTGTTTCAGAGTTAATATTACACAAGAAGATGGCGTCACCCTTTACAACTTACTGCTCGAATATGCCTCCGGAGGAAGCTTAGCCGATCGTCTTCACAACTACAACTCAGGGAAAGGACTGTCAGAGTTTGAAGTTACAAAACACACGAGGAATATTGTTTTAGGGCTCGTTCACATACACAGCAGAGGAGTTATTCATTGCGACATCAAGCCCGATAACATTCTTCTTGCGGGCTCTGATGAAACAGCCAAGATCGCAGATTTCGGGCTCTCTATGACTTTGGAACAGGGCAGGGCAGAAAATCAGGGACTAAAGGGAACTGAAAGGTATATGGCACCAGAATCCGTGGCTGACGAAAAGTACGGAACAGAAGTTGATATATGGGCTCTCGGTTGCACTGTCTACGAGTTGATGACGGGGACACCGCTGTGGGAATCAGATGAAGATAGCCAAGATTCGGGTGTTTTATACAGAATCGAGTTTGAGGAACCAATGTTTCAGAATGCAAAGTTGTCGAATGAAGCACAAGATTTTTTGAAGAGATGTCTAGTCAAGAATCCCACTTCACGTTGGACAGCCGAGATGCTATTGAATCATCCGTTTCTGAATTCATCCAAAGTAGCAGACAATATCCAGCCTGCAACAAAGACAACTAAGAAGCTAGGTGGTTACAAGATCATTTTACGCAGACCGCAGCAAAAGATAGCATTCAAGACACAACCACATAACCGTGATCTGATAGTAGAACATTGA